CGCCATCCGCAGGTCACCGGGCGGCAGGATGCCGAACTCGGTGCGGAGCCGCCCCGACGAGCCCCCGTTGTCCGCGACGGTGACGATGCCGGTGAGGTGGTGCGTGACCCGACGCAGGGCCGACAGCGTCGCCGCCAGCCCGTGTCCCCCGCCCAGCGCGACGACCGCGGGGCCGCCGTCGCGTGCGGGGCTCATTCCCGGCCCAGGTCGCGGTGGACCACCAGGGTGCGCACCTGCTGCGCGCGCAGTCGCTCGTCGAGGGCCTCGGCCATGGCGACACTGCGATGGCGCCCACCCGTGCAGCCGATGCCGACGGTGAGGAACAGCTTGTCCTCACGCAGGAACCCGTTCGTGATCATCGACAGCAACTCGACGTACCGGTCGAGGAAGTCCTGGGCGCGGTCCTGGACGTAGACGTACTCGCGCACCGGATCGTCCTGGCCGCTGAGCGGGCGGAGCTCCTCGATCCAGTAGGGGTTCGGCAGGAACCGCATGTCGGCGACCATGTCGGCGTCGATCGGGATCCCGTACTTGAAGCCGAAGGAGACGATCGTGACGTGCAGGCCGCGTTCGTCCTCGACCTCGAAGGTCTGGCGGACCCGGTGGGCCAGCTGGTGGACATTGAGCCGGCTCGTGTCGATGACGAGGTCGGCCCGTCCCCGGATGGCACGCAACAGCTCACGCTCGCGGACGAATCCGTCCATGAGCCGGCCCTGACGGCTGAGCGGGTGGGGACGGCGGGCGGCCTCCTGGCGGCGCACGAGCACCTCGTCGGCGGCCTCGA
Above is a window of Aeromicrobium senzhongii DNA encoding:
- the rapZ gene encoding RNase adapter RapZ, coding for MTKLTEFVLVTGMTGAGRSTAAKALEKLGYYVVDNLPPGMLEELVASVDAAEDIDRLAVVVDSRSRTFFFGLVDAIEAVLDAGINVRTLYLEAADEVLVRRQEAARRPHPLSRQGRLMDGFVRERELLRAIRGRADLVIDTSRLNVHQLAHRVRQTFEVEDERGLHVTIVSFGFKYGIPIDADMVADMRFLPNPYWIEELRPLSGQDDPVREYVYVQDRAQDFLDRYVELLSMITNGFLREDKLFLTVGIGCTGGRHRSVAMAEALDERLRAQQVRTLVVHRDLGRE